A DNA window from Microcystis aeruginosa NIES-843 contains the following coding sequences:
- a CDS encoding peptidylprolyl isomerase, translated as MSSIIEIGDHKISDSAVLPLLAKYGMLPQLFREVIIEQAIADITCNPEERNAAYSRFYQNNQIANDEQMKSWLRQNGMDSEQLEYLILRDIKLEKFKQETWDNKVESYFLQVKNQLDKVVYSLIRTKNIGIAQELFFRIQDRENSFAELAKKYSQGAEAETGGLIGPVELSTPHPQIGQILKASKPGQLWPPTQVGEWVVIVRLEKYLSCELDPPTRQRLRNDLFQQWLMTQMQTVKFISESTPVNSEQVSII; from the coding sequence ATGAGTTCAATTATTGAAATCGGCGACCACAAAATTAGCGATTCAGCGGTCTTGCCTCTTTTGGCAAAATATGGTATGTTACCCCAGTTATTCCGGGAAGTAATTATCGAGCAAGCGATTGCCGATATCACCTGCAATCCCGAAGAAAGAAACGCCGCCTATTCCCGTTTCTATCAAAATAATCAAATTGCCAACGATGAACAAATGAAATCTTGGTTACGACAAAACGGGATGGATTCCGAACAACTAGAATATCTAATTCTTCGGGACATTAAACTGGAAAAATTTAAACAGGAGACTTGGGATAACAAAGTAGAATCCTACTTCTTGCAAGTCAAAAATCAATTGGATAAGGTGGTTTATTCCCTGATTCGGACAAAAAATATCGGCATTGCCCAAGAACTATTTTTCCGGATACAGGATCGAGAAAATAGCTTCGCTGAACTAGCCAAAAAATACTCCCAAGGAGCAGAAGCAGAAACCGGAGGACTAATCGGACCTGTGGAACTGAGCACTCCCCATCCCCAGATTGGGCAAATTCTCAAAGCAAGTAAACCGGGGCAACTGTGGCCACCGACGCAAGTGGGAGAATGGGTCGTAATTGTCCGGTTAGAAAAATACTTATCCTGTGAACTGGATCCTCCCACCCGTCAACGCTTACGGAATGATTTATTCCAACAATGGTTAATGACTCAAATGCAAACAGTGAAATTTATCTCCGAATCAACCCCAGTCAATAGCGAGCAGGTATCGATTATATAG
- a CDS encoding GNAT family N-acetyltransferase translates to MVFWKRLFNSSEVTASPDYSGDLVEVAQNDLGQTRVFFSTDRELDLYELEELCDSVGWARRPLRKVKKAIECSFLVVSMWEVRGNRRRLVGFARATSDHAFNATVWDVVVHPHYQSKGFGKALMKFMIRKLRGEDISNITLFADPQVVDFYRRLGFVLDPEGIKGMFWYPD, encoded by the coding sequence ATGGTTTTTTGGAAAAGATTGTTTAATAGCTCGGAAGTCACTGCATCTCCTGACTATTCGGGAGACTTGGTAGAGGTTGCCCAGAATGACCTCGGACAGACGCGAGTGTTTTTTAGTACCGATCGAGAGCTAGATCTATATGAGTTAGAAGAACTTTGTGACTCGGTAGGTTGGGCCCGTCGTCCTTTACGCAAAGTTAAAAAGGCGATCGAATGTAGTTTTTTAGTGGTGTCGATGTGGGAAGTGCGAGGTAATCGCCGTCGTTTAGTGGGTTTTGCCCGTGCCACTTCCGATCACGCTTTTAATGCTACAGTCTGGGATGTGGTTGTTCATCCTCACTATCAAAGTAAAGGCTTTGGTAAAGCATTAATGAAATTTATGATCAGGAAGTTGCGGGGTGAGGACATCAGTAATATAACTCTTTTCGCCGATCCGCAGGTGGTGGATTTCTATCGTCGTCTCGGTTTTGTTCTCGATCCCGAGGGTATCAAAGGGATGTTTTGGTATCCCGATTAA
- a CDS encoding peptidase domain-containing ABC transporter produces the protein MSYTTLDFTAFLETVQPFDRLPVEVRRSLGQKLQPFRYEMGNAILKCDRLPSHLVLLYEGEARLLGYDARVNNPLPVTLAKLQPGDLFGWMSLLRATPCETVIASSEVTICLTLKQEDFWSLINNYPEFKEHFFKETSIAEVYALLGSYLNQQAWGGGDLKEIAQALLNKACVSYNQINDDYLWLVSENTDNYPIGTVITQNNPTNTRLLGLSSDQLDKFLTVETEAAAETETDDIWETQVIKGNKPTQVLDIPQGRISDITSDIDVEKTVEKNRKSYPFFGGKTELEAVSACFQMLCKYFNIPFRKDVIQRILGDQLQRTGSLSLPLCGAVAEVVGLHSQLVPLNASSLPNINPPALIRWQDTIVILYEINQRETTIAVPQRGIIKRKTSEFLEFWDEKGEVILLKPTKHTQQQRFGLSWFWPSVKKHKRVLIEVFIASFFVQLFALANPLMIQVIIDKVIVQNSPETLNTLGVFLLVIAVFEGILTFLRTSLFVDTTNRIDMTLGSEIIDHLLRLPLKYFERRPVGEISTRINELENIRQFLTGTALTVVLDAIFSVIYIVVMLIYSPILTVWALGVVPILVLSTAIFAPIVRRQLRAKAERNAETQSYLVEVMTGIQTVKAQNIELRSRWQWQERYARYVAEGFQTVMTSTLAGSFSHFFNQLSGLLVLWVGAALVLDGKLTLGQLIAFRIIASYVTSPILRLTQLWQNFQETGLSLERLADIVDTPQEAELDRQNIPMPLIKGTVTYENLAFRFNPHGPLQLYNVNLEFPAGTFVALVGESGAGKSTITKLLARLYEPESGRILIDGYDINKVELYSLRRQIGMVPQETLLFDGTVQENIALTNPDATVEEIVSAAKTAAAHEFIMTLPNGYNTRVGERGASLSGGQRQRVAIARSVLQKPQILILDEATSALDYNTERQVCLNLKEVFKDHTVFFITHRLASIKSADIIVMMDKGTVAEEGTHEELMAKKGLYYTLYKQQDSQI, from the coding sequence ATGAGTTACACCACTTTAGATTTTACCGCCTTTCTGGAGACTGTACAGCCCTTCGATCGCCTGCCCGTCGAGGTTAGACGTTCCCTCGGCCAGAAATTACAACCCTTTCGCTATGAGATGGGCAATGCGATACTCAAGTGCGATCGCTTACCCTCCCACCTCGTCCTTCTCTACGAGGGAGAGGCCAGACTTTTGGGTTACGATGCTAGGGTTAACAATCCGCTGCCGGTCACTTTGGCTAAATTACAGCCGGGGGATTTATTCGGGTGGATGAGTCTTCTGCGCGCTACCCCCTGTGAAACGGTTATCGCTTCTTCGGAAGTCACGATCTGTTTAACCTTAAAACAAGAGGATTTTTGGTCTTTAATCAATAATTACCCCGAATTTAAGGAACATTTCTTTAAAGAAACCTCGATCGCTGAAGTTTATGCTCTCCTAGGCTCCTATCTTAATCAACAGGCCTGGGGTGGGGGAGACCTGAAAGAAATTGCTCAGGCTCTTTTAAACAAAGCTTGTGTGTCCTACAACCAGATTAACGATGATTATCTCTGGTTAGTCAGCGAAAATACCGATAATTATCCTATCGGCACAGTTATCACCCAGAACAATCCGACTAACACGCGCTTATTAGGTCTTTCCTCCGACCAGTTAGACAAGTTCTTGACAGTGGAAACCGAAGCGGCTGCGGAAACAGAAACGGATGATATCTGGGAAACCCAAGTCATTAAGGGAAATAAACCCACCCAGGTATTAGATATCCCCCAAGGAAGAATAAGCGACATCACCAGCGATATCGACGTTGAAAAAACTGTCGAGAAAAACCGGAAATCCTATCCCTTTTTCGGGGGAAAAACGGAACTAGAGGCGGTGAGTGCCTGTTTTCAGATGCTCTGCAAATATTTTAATATCCCCTTTCGCAAGGACGTGATCCAACGCATCCTAGGAGATCAACTGCAAAGAACTGGCAGCCTTTCCCTGCCTCTGTGTGGGGCTGTGGCCGAGGTAGTGGGACTCCATAGCCAATTAGTACCCCTAAATGCTTCTTCCTTGCCCAATATCAACCCTCCTGCCCTAATTCGCTGGCAAGACACCATCGTTATCCTCTACGAAATTAATCAACGGGAAACCACGATCGCTGTTCCCCAAAGGGGGATAATTAAACGCAAAACCAGCGAATTTCTGGAATTTTGGGACGAAAAAGGGGAAGTAATTCTGCTCAAACCCACCAAACACACCCAGCAACAGCGTTTTGGCCTATCATGGTTTTGGCCTTCTGTCAAGAAACATAAACGAGTCTTAATAGAAGTTTTTATCGCTTCTTTCTTCGTGCAGTTATTTGCCCTGGCCAATCCCTTGATGATTCAGGTGATCATCGATAAAGTGATCGTGCAGAATAGCCCGGAAACCTTGAATACCCTCGGGGTTTTCCTGTTAGTAATTGCCGTTTTTGAGGGAATTTTAACCTTTTTGAGAACATCCCTTTTTGTCGATACCACTAATCGCATCGACATGACCCTCGGTTCAGAAATTATCGATCACCTGCTGCGCTTACCCCTGAAATACTTTGAACGGCGGCCAGTGGGTGAAATTTCGACAAGAATCAACGAATTAGAGAATATTCGGCAGTTTTTAACAGGTACAGCCCTAACGGTGGTGTTAGATGCCATTTTCTCGGTTATCTACATCGTGGTTATGTTGATCTATAGCCCGATTCTAACCGTTTGGGCCCTGGGAGTCGTGCCGATTTTAGTTCTCTCCACAGCTATTTTCGCACCGATCGTGCGGCGACAACTGCGAGCAAAAGCCGAACGAAACGCCGAAACCCAATCCTATCTAGTGGAGGTAATGACGGGAATTCAAACGGTGAAAGCACAGAATATCGAATTGCGTTCCCGTTGGCAGTGGCAAGAACGTTATGCTCGCTATGTGGCCGAAGGTTTTCAAACGGTAATGACCTCAACTTTGGCCGGTTCCTTTAGTCACTTCTTTAACCAATTATCGGGTTTATTAGTGCTATGGGTGGGAGCAGCCCTAGTTTTAGACGGAAAACTCACTCTTGGTCAATTAATTGCCTTCCGGATTATCGCTTCCTACGTTACCTCGCCGATTCTGCGTTTGACCCAACTCTGGCAAAACTTCCAAGAAACTGGCTTATCCCTGGAAAGATTAGCCGATATCGTCGATACTCCCCAAGAAGCGGAACTCGATCGCCAAAACATCCCTATGCCCTTAATTAAAGGCACCGTCACCTACGAAAACCTCGCTTTCCGCTTCAATCCCCACGGACCCCTGCAACTATACAACGTCAATTTAGAATTCCCCGCCGGCACTTTTGTCGCTTTGGTGGGGGAAAGTGGCGCTGGGAAAAGTACCATTACTAAATTGTTAGCCCGTCTCTACGAACCAGAATCGGGACGGATTCTCATCGATGGCTACGATATCAACAAAGTGGAACTCTATTCCCTCCGTCGTCAAATCGGCATGGTTCCCCAAGAAACCCTATTATTTGACGGTACGGTACAGGAAAATATCGCCCTGACTAACCCCGATGCGACTGTGGAGGAAATTGTCTCGGCAGCGAAAACGGCGGCGGCCCACGAATTTATTATGACCCTGCCCAATGGCTATAATACCCGCGTCGGTGAACGGGGGGCATCCCTATCGGGGGGACAACGACAACGGGTTGCGATCGCTCGTTCCGTCCTGCAAAAACCGCAAATTCTCATTCTTGATGAGGCCACCAGCGCCCTCGACTATAACACCGAACGGCAAGTGTGTCTGAATCTCAAGGAAGTTTTCAAGGATCATACGGTCTTTTTTATTACCCATCGTTTAGCTTCGATCAAATCCGCCGATATTATTGTCATGATGGATAAAGGGACAGTAGCGGAGGAAGGCACCCACGAGGAATTAATGGCCAAAAAAGGCCTTTACTATACCCTCTATAAACAACAGGATTCGCAAATCTAG